ATGTTCGCTTCTGCCAGCGGCCCGTTGAAGCACCGCGCCTTGCCGAACTTGCGCTGCAGACCGTGCGTGATCTTGAAAACGCCGCCCTTGCCCTTGCACTCCGACAAGGCTGTCTCGTTCGAGCAATCCGCCACGTCCTGGCCAAACACGAGGATGCGTTCGTCAGCTTCCATCTCGTCCATCAGCGTCCGGTTGATTGCCTGGCCCATCGGAATGGCATCCTTGGCCGGCCCGCGAACGGGCGTCGGGCAGGAGAAGAGATCGCGGTCCAGCGGGCTGTTCTCAACCGTGTAAAGATGATCCACCGCCATGTCCGGCGTCGGCTTCTCCGCGTCGAGGGCGCCGTGGACGGCTGCACGCAGAACCTTCTCGACCTCTTCCCGCAGATCTTCGATCTCCTTCTCCGTGAAGTGATCGTTTTCCAGCAGGAAGCGCTCGAATTGGGTAATCGGGTCGCGGTTCTTCTCGTCTTCCAATTCTTCCTTCGTGCGATAGTAGACGTGATCGTCGGACAGCGAATGCGAATACGGCCGCGTGACCGTCGCATTGATCAGAACCGGGCCGATCTCGCCCGACCGCATCCGGTCCGTCAAATCCTGCAGGATGGAGATCGTACCCATCAGATCGGTTCCATCCATCGAGACGGTCGTCAGGTTCGGATAGCTCGCGCAGGCCTTGGCAATGTCGCCGCCGGGGATATTCTCTGTGCTCGGGACCGAAATCGCGTAGCCATTGTTTTCCACCACAAACAGCACCCGCAGATTCCTGATACAGGCGGTGTGCAGCGACTCGTGAAATTCTCCCTGGTGCGACGTTCCGTCACCCAGGCTGACGTACACGATTTCATCCTTGTTCGCGGGCAGATCCAGATCGAAATGCCGGATCGTCTCCTCGGACTCGCTGCAACCGACAGCCTGGTTACATTGGCTTCCGGTCGGGCTGGACTGGCTGACAATATTCAGTCCCCGATGTCCGAAGTGACTCGGCATCTGGCGGCCGTGAGAGGACGGGTCATCCTTCGCGCCCGTGGCCTGCATCAGCATCTCCAAAGGCGTCACGCCTAACTGCAGCACGAGCGCGCGGTCGCGGTAGTACGGGTAAAACCAATCGTAGGAGGGCTTCAGGACAAAGCCCGCGGCGGTACAGAGCGCTTCGTGGCCGGCGCCGCTGATTTGGAAATACGCCTGATTGCGCTTCCGCATGGCGATCTCCGCATCGTCGATACGGCGAGACATCACCATGTTCTTGAACAAGGCGGCCATCTGTTCGCGGGACAGGTTCGGGAGCTTCGGC
This DNA window, taken from bacterium, encodes the following:
- a CDS encoding dehydrogenase E1 component subunit alpha/beta, with translation MTTTEAPAVGKTPTRGQKHSTPQPKLPNLSREQMAALFKNMVMSRRIDDAEIAMRKRNQAYFQISGAGHEALCTAAGFVLKPSYDWFYPYYRDRALVLQLGVTPLEMLMQATGAKDDPSSHGRQMPSHFGHRGLNIVSQSSPTGSQCNQAVGCSESEETIRHFDLDLPANKDEIVYVSLGDGTSHQGEFHESLHTACIRNLRVLFVVENNGYAISVPSTENIPGGDIAKACASYPNLTTVSMDGTDLMGTISILQDLTDRMRSGEIGPVLINATVTRPYSHSLSDDHVYYRTKEELEDEKNRDPITQFERFLLENDHFTEKEIEDLREEVEKVLRAAVHGALDAEKPTPDMAVDHLYTVENSPLDRDLFSCPTPVRGPAKDAIPMGQAINRTLMDEMEADERILVFGQDVADCSNETALSECKGKGGVFKITHGLQRKFGKARCFNGPLAEANIVGRAIGMASRGLRPVCEVQFFDYIWTAMQQIRDELATMRYRSGGEWTCPVVVRVPTGGYLRGGGIYHSQTGECIFVQCPGLRVVYPSSAADAAGLLRTAIRCDDPVLFLEHKHLYYQGYNRDVYPGEDYTIPFGQAATKREGSDLTIITWGAAVQRSLDAASRLANEDGYEAEVIDIRTLNPLDEETIFASVRKTHRAVIVSEEATTGGFGGEIASLIGENCFEWLDAPVRRVGSLHTWVAYSPILEEAILPNSDDILKTIREISTY